Proteins encoded by one window of Arachis ipaensis cultivar K30076 chromosome B04, Araip1.1, whole genome shotgun sequence:
- the LOC107638899 gene encoding ribulose bisphosphate carboxylase/oxygenase activase, chloroplastic-like isoform X2, with the protein MRSSWRRQLFCITHSKFSYLTFRRDRCGCPTKEDVKRCFMLEFDRSVSLNGSRAVASSVPNSSAFFGSSLKKVTSRIHSSSKVSSGSFNIVAIDEDKQIDKDRWKGLAYDISGDQQDITRGKGIL; encoded by the exons A TGAGATCAAGTTGGAGGAGGCAGCTGTTTTGCATTACACATTCTAAATTCTCATACCTCACTTTCAGACGTGATCGCTGTGGTTGCCCTACCAAAGAAGATGTAAAAAGATGCTTCATGTTGGAATTTGACAGATCT GTGAGTTTGAATGGTTCTAGAGCTGTGGCTTCATCAGTTCCCAATTCATCAGCTTTCTTCGGAAGCAGCTTGAAGAAGGTTACATCAAGAATCCACAGCAGTAGCAAGGTTTCCTCCGGAAGCTTCAACATTGTAGCGATCGATGAGGACAAGCAGATAGATAAGGACAGATGGAAAGGGTTGGCCTATGATATCTCAGGTGACCAGCAAGACATCACAAGAGGGAAGGGTATTTTATAG
- the LOC107638899 gene encoding ribulose bisphosphate carboxylase/oxygenase activase, chloroplastic-like isoform X1, whose product MRSSWRRQLFCITHSKFSYLTFRRDRCGCPTKEDVKRCFMLEFDRSDNNTAMAASVSTIGTVKGTPVSLNGSRAVASSVPNSSAFFGSSLKKVTSRIHSSSKVSSGSFNIVAIDEDKQIDKDRWKGLAYDISGDQQDITRGKGIL is encoded by the exons A TGAGATCAAGTTGGAGGAGGCAGCTGTTTTGCATTACACATTCTAAATTCTCATACCTCACTTTCAGACGTGATCGCTGTGGTTGCCCTACCAAAGAAGATGTAAAAAGATGCTTCATGTTGGAATTTGACAGATCT GACAATAACACAGCCATGGCTGCTTCAGTTTCAACCATAGGAACTGTCAAAGGAACTCCA GTGAGTTTGAATGGTTCTAGAGCTGTGGCTTCATCAGTTCCCAATTCATCAGCTTTCTTCGGAAGCAGCTTGAAGAAGGTTACATCAAGAATCCACAGCAGTAGCAAGGTTTCCTCCGGAAGCTTCAACATTGTAGCGATCGATGAGGACAAGCAGATAGATAAGGACAGATGGAAAGGGTTGGCCTATGATATCTCAGGTGACCAGCAAGACATCACAAGAGGGAAGGGTATTTTATAG
- the LOC107638897 gene encoding stilbene synthase 3-like, with the protein MVSVSEIRNIQRAEGPATVLAIGTANPSNCVDQSTYADYYFRVTNSEHMTDLKKKFQRICERTQIKNRHMYLTEEILKENPNMCAYKAPSLDAREDMMIREVPRVGKEAATKAIKEWGQPMSKITHLIFCTTSGVALPGVDYELIVLLGLDPCVKRYMMYHQGCFAGGTVLRLAKDLAENNKDARVLIVCSENTAVTFRGPSETDMDSLVGQALFADGAAAIIIGSDPVPEVEKPIFEIVSTDQKLVPGSHGAIGGLLREVGLTFYLNKSVPDIISQNINDALSKAFDPLGISDYNSIFWIAHPGGRAILDQVEQKVNLKPEKMKATRDVLSNYGNMSSACVFFIMDLMRKKSLEEGLKTTGEGLDWGVLFGFGPGLTIETVVLRSVTI; encoded by the exons ATGGTGTCTGTGAGTGAGATCCGCAACATTCAAAGGGCAGAAGGCCCTGCAACTGTATTGGCGATTGGCACGGCAAATCCATCAAATTGTGTTGATCAGAGTACATATGCTGATTACTATTTCAGAGTAACTAATAGCGAGCACATGACTGATCTCAAGAAGAAATTTCAGCGTATTT GTGAAAGAACACAGATAAAAAACAGACATATGTACTTAACGGAAGAAATACTGAAAGAGAATCCTAACATGTGTGCATACAAGGCACCGTCGTTGGATGCAAGGGAAGATATGATGATCAGGGAGGTACCAAGAGTTGGAAAAGAGGCTGCAACCAAGGCCATCAAAGAATGGGGACAGCCAATGTCTAAAATCACACATTTGATCTTCTGCACCACCAGCGGTGTTGCGTTGCCTGGCGTTGATTATGAACTCATCGTACTCTTAGGACTCGACCCATGCGTCAAGAGGTATATGATGTACCACCAAGGCTGCTTCGCTGGCGGCACTGTTCTTCGTTTGGCTAAGGACTTGGCTGAAAACAACAAGGATGCTCGTGTTCTTATCGTTTGTTCTGAGAATACGGCAGTGACATTCCGTGGTCCTAGTGAGACAGACATGGATAGTCTTGTAGGACAAGCATTGTTTGCGGATGGAGCTGCTGCGATTATCATTGGTTCTGATCCTGTGCCAGAGGTTGAGAAGCCTATCTTTGAGATTGTTTCGACCGATCAAAAACTTGTCCCTGGCAGCCATGGAGCTATCGGTGGTCTCCTTCGTGAAGTTGGACTTACATTCTATCTTAACAAGAGTGTTCCTGATATTATTTCGCAAAATATTAATGACGCACTCAGTAAAGCTTTTGATCCATTGGGTATATCTGATTATAACTCAATATTTTGGATTGCACATCCTGGTGGACGTGCAATTTTGGACCAGGTTGAACAGAAGGTGAACTTGAAACCAGAAAAAATGAAAGCTACTAGAGATGTGCTTAGCAATTATGGTAATATGTCAAGTGCATGTGTGTTCTTCATCATGGATTTGATGAGGAAGAAGTCTCTTGAAGAAGGACTTAAAACCACCGGTGAAGGACTTGATTGGGGTGTGCTTTTTGGCTTTGGTCCTGGTCTCACCATTGAAACTGTTGTTCTTCGCAGTGTGACCATCTGA
- the LOC107638894 gene encoding stilbene synthase 3-like, protein MVAVNDIRKVQQRAEGPATVLAIGTANPANCIDQSTYADYYFRVTNSEHMTDLKKKFQRICERTMIKNRHMYLTEEILKENPNMCAYKAPSLDAREDMMIREVPRVGKEAATKAIKEWGQPMSKITHLIFCTTSGVALPGVDYELIVLLGLDPCVKRYMMYHQGCFAGGTVLRLAKDLAENNKDARVLIVCSENTAVTFRGPSETDMDSLVGQALFADGAAAIIIGSDPVPEVEKPIFELVSTDQKLVPGSHGAIGGLLREVGLTFYLNKSVPDIISQNINEALSKAFDPLGISDYNSIFWIAHPGGRAILDQVEQKVNLKPEKMKATRDVLSNYGNMSSACVFFIMDLMRKKSLENGLKTTGEGLDWGVLFGFGPGLTIETVVLRSVAI, encoded by the exons ATGGTGGCTGTGAATGACATCCGCAAGGTTCAACAAAGGGCAGAAGGCCCAGCAACCGTGTTGGCGATTGGCACAGCAAATCCAGCAAATTGTATTGATCAGAGTACATATGCAGATTATTATTTTAGAGTAACCAATAGCGAACACATGACCGACTTAAAGAAAAAATTTCAACGTATTT GTGAGAGGACAATGATCAAGAACAGACATATGTACTTAACAGAAGAGATATTAAAAGAGAATCCCAACATGTGCGCATACAAGGCACCATCGTTGGATGCAAGGGAAGATATGATGATCAGGGAGGTACCAAGGGTTGGAAAAGAGGCTGCAACCAAGGCCATCAAGGAATGGGGCCAGCCAATGTCTAAGATCACGCATTTGATCTTTTGTACCACCAGCGGCGTTGCGTTACCTGGCGTTGATTACGAACTCATCGTACTCTTAGGACTCGACCCATGCGTCAAGAGGTACATGATGTACCACCAAGGTTGCTTCGCTGGCGGCACTGTCCTTCGCTTGGCTAAGGACTTGGCTGAAAACAACAAGGATGCTCGTGTGCTTATCGTTTGTTCTGAGAATACTGCAGTCACTTTCCGTGGTCCTAGTGAGACAGACATGGATAGTCTTGTAGGGCAAGCATTGTTTGCAGATGGAGCTGCTGCGATTATCATTGGTTCTGATCCTGTGCCAGAGGTTGAGAAGCCTATCTTTGAGCTTGTTTCGACTGATCAAAAACTTGTCCCTGGCAGCCATGGAGCCATCGGTGGTCTCCTTCGTGAAGTTGGGCTTACATTCTATCTTAACAAGAGTGTCCCTGATATTATTTCGCAAAATATCAACGAAGCACTCAGTAAAGCTTTTGATCCCTTGGGTATATCTGATTATAACTCAATATTTTGGATTGCACACCCTGGTGGACGTGCAATTTTGGACCAGGTTGAACAGAAGGTGAATTTGAAACCAGAGAAGATGAAAGCCACCAGAGATGTGCTTAGTAATTACGGTAACATGTCAAGTGCATGTGTGTTCTTCATTATGGATTTGATGAGGAAGAAGTCTCTTGAAAATGGACTTAAAACCACTGGAGAAGGACTTGATTGGGGTGTGCTTTTTGGATTTGGTCCTGGTCTTACTATTGAAACCGTTGTTCTCCGCAGCGTGGCCATATGA